In Thunnus albacares chromosome 10, fThuAlb1.1, whole genome shotgun sequence, a single window of DNA contains:
- the LOC122990109 gene encoding uncharacterized protein LOC122990109 yields MDTLTPVITVQLGEPVNLTCALRNYDLSSISLYWYKQTAGDTLKLIVKLYGSATPQYEPEFSPSRLNVHTDENFSNLTILTTTEEDKGMYHCAFVEWIDYEWSGTYLFVKGNTERTSNYTVVQWPTVSDPVRPGDSVTLQCSVLSDYKNKTCPGVHSVYWFRARSDASHPDLIYTDGSSRDECRKKTGIHSSPKSCVYHFSKNVSSSDAGTYYCAVATCGEILFGNGTKLIIEVVSWWDLQKANTLIFLLCAAFAISLVVKKKSCDCCNAAAALQTHAETASGGQQIYEDYLVYSALTKKTTGKAGKRNAKAAEENCVYTNIFYLLQKQE; encoded by the exons ATGG aTACGCTGACTCCAGTGATCACGGTTCAACTTGGTGAACCTGTAAACTTGACATGTGCTTTGCGTAATTATGATCTCAGCAGTATAAGTCTCTATTGGTACAAACAAACTGCTGGTGATACTCTGAAATTAATTGTTAAACTGTATGGATCTGCAACACCTCAGTATGAACCAGAATTTTCTCCCTCAAGATTGAACGTACATACTGACGAGAATTTTAGTAACCTGACCATTTTGACGACAACCGAAGAAGACAAGGGAATGTACCATTGTGCATTTGTGGAGTGGATTGATTATGAATGGAGCGGGACATATTTGTTTGTAAAAG gaaacactgaaaggacATCAAACTATACTGTTGTTCAGTGGCCAACAGTATCTGATCCAGTCCGTCCAGGAGACTCTGTGACTCTCCAGTGTTCAGTCCTCTCTGACTACAAGAACAAGACGTGTCCAGGAGtacacagtgtttactggttcagAGCCAGATCAGATGCTTCTCATCCAGACCTCATCTACACCGATGGAAGTAGCCGTGATGAATGTAGAAAGAAAACTGGCATTCACTCGTCTCCAAAGAGCTGTGTCTATCACTTCTCTAAAAACGTCAGCTCCTCTGATGCTGGGACTTATTACTGTGCTGTGGCCACATGTGGAGAGATATTATTTGGAAATGGAACTAAACTCATCATTGAAG TTGTCAGCTGGTGGGATTTACAAAAGGCCAACACACTTATCtttctgctgtgtgctgctttCGCTATAAGTCTGGTTGTTAAGAAAAAATCTTGTGATTGTTGCAACG cTGCCGCTGCTCTGCAAACACATGCTGAAACAGCCAGTGGTGGTCAGCAG ATATATGAGGACTATTTGGTTTATTCTGCACTGACCAAGAAGACAACTGGCAAAGCAGGGAAAAGGAATGcaaaagcagcagaggaaaatTGTGTCTACACCaatatcttttatttacttCAAAAACAGGAATGA
- the LOC122990110 gene encoding immunoglobulin superfamily member 2-like, which translates to MIVLWVTLLVLHQGYTLVPVITVQPGEPANLRCAFPNDEFSLKHLYWYKQSAGDTLKLILKVIKSRTPEYAPEFSSTKLDTNIDKNFSNLTILRTTQEDEGMYHCGITEWTNTTWSGTYLLVKGNTERTSNYTVVQWPFPSDPVRPGDAVTLQCSILSDYKNKTCPGVHSVYWFRARSDASHPDLIYTDGSSRDECREKTGIHSSPKSCVYRFSKNVISSDAGTYYCAVATCGEILFGNGSKLIIEGKLISV; encoded by the exons ATGATCGTGTTATGGGTAACACTGCTTGTTCTTCATCAAGGAT ataCGCTGGTTCCAGTGATCACGGTTCAACCTGGTGAACCTGCAAACTTGAGATGTGCTTTCCCTAATGATGAGTTCAGCTTAAAACATCTCTACTGGTACAAGCAGAGTGCCGGTGATACTCTGAAATTAATCCTGAAAGTGATTAAATCTAGAACACCTGAGTATGCACCAGAGTTTTCTTCCACAAAATTGGACACAAATATTGATAAGAATTTTAGTAACCTGACCATTTTGAGGACAACCCAAGAAGACGAGGGAATGTACCATTGTGGAATCACAGAGTGGACGAATACTACATGGAGCGGGACATATTTGTTAGTTAAAG gaaacactgaaaggacATCAAACTATACTGTTGTTCAGTGGCCG TTTCCATCTGATCCAGTCCGTCCGGGAGACGCTGTGACTCTCCAGTGTTCAATCCTCTCTGACTACAAGAACAAGACGTGTCCAGGAGtacacagtgtttactggttcagAGCCAGATCAGATGCATCTCATCCAGACCTCATCTACACTGATGGAAGTAGCCGTGATGAATGTAGAGAGAAAACTGGCATTCATTCATCTCCAAAGAGCTGTGTCTATCGCTTCTCTAAAAACGTCATCTCCTCTGATGCTGGGACTTATTACTGTGCTGTGGCCACATGTGGAGAGATATTATTTGGAAATGGAAGTAAACTCATCATTGAAGGTAAATTAATTTCTGTTTAA